The following proteins are encoded in a genomic region of Corticium candelabrum chromosome 19, ooCorCand1.1, whole genome shotgun sequence:
- the LOC134194742 gene encoding protein HEXIM1-like, translating to MQSELVLSVDDVRQQAADGMTRQSGSNSNSPRKDKDNEKRKHRRKRGRRHKWKPYDKMSWEEKAELEERDRKRAERKQAELWRQGKPTAPCNTNEFLMEDHGRVGTPAALSSGRMRAERVVSLDSSFSQSDDNDVICDVMYESTSDDEVEFRKAGEREFDEMYEQAHTEKLQGMSREALISECLLLERRLNEANEANEAMKKPGVLTRSYSCSDVGHETFMQEPLVIEVERLRRENRELKKTAQMTMKNEFPS from the coding sequence ATGCAGTCGGAACTCGTCCTATCCGTAGACGACGTGCGCCAACAGGCAGCGGACGGCATGACGCGACAATCGGGCTCGAACTCGAACTCTCCGCGAAAGGACAAAGACAACGAGAAACGCAAGCATCGCCGCAAGCGCGGACGACGCCACAAGTGGAAACCGTACGACAAGATGAGCTGGGAAGAGAAAGCAGAGCTCGAggagagagacagaaaaagaGCGGAAAGAAAACAGGCCGAGCTGTGGCGGCAGGGCAAACCGACGGCGCCGTGCAACACGAACGAGTTCCTGATGGAAGACCACGGGAGAGTCGGAACGCCCGCCGCGTTGAGCAGCGGGAGAATGAGAGCGGAACGAGTCGTCTCTCTCGATTCGTCCTTTTCGCAGAGCGATGATAATGACGTCATTTGTGACGTCATGTATGAGTCGACGTCAGACGACGAGGTGGAGTTTAGAAAGGCGGGAGAGAGGGAGTTTGATGAGATGTATGAACAGGCGCACACGGAAAAGCTGCAGGGGATGTCTCGGGAGGCTCTCATCAGTGAGTGTTTGCTGCTGGAAAGGAGGCTCAATGAGGCCAATGAGGCCAACGAAGCGATGAAGAAACCTGGTGTGTTGACTAGATCCTACTCGTGTAGCGATGTTGGACATGAGACGTTCATGCAAGAGCCGTTGGTGATAGAAGTCGAGAGATTGAGAAGAGAGAATAGGGAGCTGAAGAAGACGGCACAGATGACAATGAAAAACGAATTCCCAAGCTGA